A region from the Neorhodopirellula lusitana genome encodes:
- a CDS encoding EF-hand domain-containing protein, with product MSTFSKLFFSVALATCATSAYAQGPGGQRGQRGQGGRDGGSFIDRIMENDANGDGKITVDELKDERMKAMFARIDSDQDGVVTKEDLTKMVAERGEGGRRGPGGAEGGRGGRGEGGGRGGEGGERGGRGGDRGPGGARQGGGQPGQIISVFMQERLGLNDEQKAAITELQAQVDAQLAMILTADQQAQLKQGPPQERGGRGGEEGGEPRERGGNRGRPEGR from the coding sequence ATGAGTACGTTCTCGAAACTTTTCTTCTCAGTCGCTCTGGCAACCTGTGCGACATCCGCTTACGCCCAAGGCCCCGGTGGCCAGCGCGGACAACGCGGCCAAGGCGGCCGCGACGGAGGATCGTTCATTGATCGCATCATGGAAAACGACGCCAACGGTGACGGCAAGATCACCGTCGATGAGCTAAAAGACGAACGTATGAAAGCGATGTTCGCTCGCATCGACTCCGACCAAGACGGTGTCGTCACCAAAGAAGACCTGACCAAAATGGTTGCCGAACGCGGTGAAGGTGGACGTCGTGGTCCCGGTGGCGCCGAAGGCGGACGCGGTGGCCGTGGTGAAGGTGGCGGACGCGGCGGTGAAGGTGGCGAGCGTGGTGGACGCGGTGGCGACCGTGGCCCCGGCGGAGCACGTCAAGGTGGTGGACAACCTGGCCAAATCATCTCCGTTTTCATGCAAGAACGATTGGGCCTGAACGACGAGCAAAAAGCAGCCATCACTGAACTGCAAGCTCAAGTCGATGCCCAATTGGCAATGATCCTGACCGCTGACCAACAAGCTCAACTGAAGCAAGGCCCGCCACAAGAACGTGGCGGACGCGGCGGCGAAGAAGGTGGCGAACCTCGCGAACGCGGTGGAAACCGTGGACGTCCGGAAGGCCGCTAG
- a CDS encoding DUF1559 domain-containing protein, with protein sequence MKKYRYGFTLVELLVVIAIIGVLVGLLLPAVQAAREAARRMSCSNNFKQIGLGIHNYHSAFKQLPNHKTGTTGVAVGQNVSNYSLNNQNTNLAQLSFLVGLTPFVEGQALWEQISNPNALNTDGTNGTWNAMGPTPDRDNYGPWSVNIPTLRCPSDPGTGLPAFGRTNYAACLGDSPYRSSLGPFSHNLVATGNYPQYSRASQRGAFVPHQKMAFRDILDGLANTVIAGEITTDLGDRDTRTNPRRGVVLGTDAPSTCSDTLIDPTRPQFWATGTPPNLLPVDEARGYRWADGNPLFTTMNTILPPNSPTCLSDANTTLDQYNDRIGTSTGQGRFASGYLPPSSRHQGGCHVLMGDGAVKFVTDSIEAGNGTAMPVAFGLSGDQAPGSRSPYGLWGSLGTRASKEVIQEEF encoded by the coding sequence ATGAAGAAGTACCGGTACGGATTTACGCTGGTTGAACTGTTGGTTGTCATTGCCATTATCGGCGTTTTGGTAGGCCTGCTTTTGCCCGCGGTTCAGGCCGCTCGGGAAGCCGCTCGCCGGATGAGTTGCAGCAACAATTTCAAACAAATTGGCTTGGGCATCCACAACTATCACAGCGCGTTTAAACAACTGCCAAACCACAAGACGGGGACCACAGGCGTTGCCGTCGGTCAGAACGTTTCGAACTACTCCCTGAACAATCAAAACACCAACTTGGCTCAGCTCAGCTTCTTGGTTGGTCTGACACCCTTCGTTGAAGGTCAAGCGTTATGGGAGCAAATCAGCAACCCCAATGCATTGAATACCGATGGTACCAACGGGACTTGGAATGCCATGGGCCCCACGCCTGATCGGGATAACTATGGTCCTTGGTCAGTGAATATCCCAACCTTGCGATGCCCAAGTGACCCCGGTACTGGCCTTCCAGCCTTCGGCCGCACCAATTATGCGGCTTGCCTTGGTGATAGCCCTTACCGCAGTTCGCTTGGTCCGTTTTCTCATAACCTGGTCGCAACTGGAAATTACCCACAGTATTCACGAGCTTCGCAGCGTGGTGCTTTCGTTCCACACCAGAAGATGGCGTTTCGTGACATTCTTGATGGCCTCGCCAACACGGTCATCGCGGGTGAAATTACGACTGACTTGGGTGACCGCGACACTCGCACCAATCCTCGACGGGGAGTTGTGTTGGGGACCGATGCACCGAGTACTTGTTCGGACACCTTGATCGATCCAACTCGTCCGCAATTTTGGGCTACGGGAACGCCGCCTAACCTTTTGCCTGTCGATGAAGCTCGCGGCTATCGCTGGGCTGATGGGAATCCGTTGTTCACAACGATGAACACGATTTTGCCTCCCAATTCACCGACTTGCCTGAGTGATGCGAACACGACTCTCGATCAATACAATGATCGTATTGGCACGAGCACTGGGCAAGGGCGGTTTGCGTCTGGTTACTTGCCGCCAAGCAGCCGTCACCAAGGTGGTTGCCACGTGTTGATGGGGGACGGTGCGGTCAAGTTCGTCACCGATTCGATCGAAGCTGGCAATGGAACAGCGATGCCAGTCGCTTTTGGGCTGAGTGGCGATCAAGCTCCTGGATCCAGGAGCCCATACGGCTTGTGGGGATCTTTGGGAACGCGTGCTTCGAAGGAAGTGATTCAAGAAGAATTTTAA